From the Fibrobacter sp. UWB11 genome, the window GAGGATTTGCCAGAAAAGGTTGCTGTTAATGTTATTTCGGATAGCACTAATAGTGGTACTACTTATATAGGAACCCTTAATACCCGTACGGGGGAATTTGTTAAGGAAGACAACCGTTGGAGCGATATGAAAGGTCGCTTGCTTCAGCATAAGCCGACTGCGAAGGGTGTCTATTACCACAATAAGAAACAGGTTATTATCAAGTAGGATTGGTTGAAAAATGAATATCAAGGTAGAAAAGAAAAAGTATATATTCCCCTGTATGGAAGTTGTGAATTTCACGCAAGAAGCTTGTCTGCTTAGTGCTTCACAAGAAGAAGATGATAATGGCGAAGATGTACCGGAAATCGAAACCTTTGATGGTGGATTTAACTAACAAGTTTTTCCATTGAAGAAAATTGAAAAAAGGTCGCGAGTTCAGCACTCGCGACCTTTTACTTTCGTCTTTGTACAAGTACCAAATGCTAGGCTCGAAAATAGGTTTGCAAGCAACCCTGCTTTGCTCGCCTTACGCATTTGTCGTCTGTAGCCGCTATACAAAACTTGGCAACTTGTTGCCTTTGTTGCTGTTATCCACTTTGTGGATAAGCGGCGTTCTTTCGTCTAATTACACGTTAAACAAGAAGTACATGATATCGCCATCCTGCACGAGGTATTCCTTACCTTCGGTACGTACAAGACCTGCTTCCTTGGCTGCGTTCCAGCTGCCGTGCTTCAAGAAGTCGCTGTAGCTTAATGTTTCTGCGCGGATGAAACCGCGTTCAAAATCCGTGTGGATGACGCCTGCGCACTGTGGAGCCTTGAAACCAGCGTGGAATGTCCAAGCGCGGCATTCCTTTTCGCCTGCGGTAAAGAACGTGCGGAGGCCAAGGATTTCATAACCTTTACGAACAACTGAATCAAGTCCGGATTCGGTCATGCCGAGTTCCTTGAGAAAGTCTGCCTTGTCGGCCGGTTCCATTGCAGAAAGTTCTTCTTCAATCTTGCCGCTGATAACAATCACGTCGTGACCATGCTTAGAAGCGTATTCCTTGAGCTTATCCACGTAGGCGTTACCCGTGAGAATGTCGTCTTCCTTCACGTTTGCGCAGTAGAAAAGCGGCTTTGCCGTGAGGAGTCCGAGGTCCTTGACGATGAGTTCCATTTCTTCGCTGTCGTGCATCACGGTGCGAGCGGCGTGGCCTTCTTCCATGCTCTTCTTCAAGAGTTCGCAAGCGGCAAGGCGAGCTTTTGCTTCGGCGTTACCGGTACGTGCAGACTTTGCTTCGGTAGCAAGGCGCTTTTCGACCGTGTCCAAGTCCTTGAGGATAAGTTCAGTTTCGATGACTTCCACATCGCGGATCGGATCTACAGAGCCGTTCACGTGGATGATGTTTTCGTCGTCAAAGCAGCGCACCACTTCCATGATGGCTTCGCATTCGCGGATGTGGGTGAGGAACTGGTTTCCGAGACCTTCGCCCTTAGAAGCGCCCTTTACAAGACCTGCGATATCTACAAATTCTGTAACGGCCGGGACGATGGATTTCGGGTTATAGACCTTCACAAGTTCATCGAGACGAGCATCCGGGACGCTGACCATGCCGACGTTTGGGTCGATGGTGCAGAACGGATAGTTTGCGGATTCTGCGCCTGCGTTGGTGATTGCGTTAAAGATGGTGCTCTTGCCCACATTGGGGAGGCCTACGATGCCACATTTAAAACCCATGATAATCTCCGATTTTTAGCGGCTGTACTTTCCGCTTGTTTTTTCGGCGTAAAGGTAGAAAAATGCCCTTGGAGTGAAGCTTACGAAAATCTAAATTTACGCCCGTTTTTAGGTGTTGTATGGCAACGGATACGTTAAAGACGAATATGGATATGTTGAACGGCCCTCTCGGAAGAAAAATCTTGAGGTTTGCCATTCCGCTTGCAGCAACGAGCATTTTGCAACAGCTGTTCAATGCTGCCGATGTTGCCGTGGTGGGTCAGTTTGCAGGCGACAAGGCGCTGGCCGCAGTCGGGGCTAATACGTTCGTCATCAACTTGCTCATCAATCTGTTCGTGGGCATTTCTGTCGGTGTGAACGTGGTGGTCGCGAATTCCATCGGGGAACGCAGCTACCGTTCTGTAACTCGCAGTGTTCACACGTCGGTGATGGTTTCGTTCTTTAGCGGAATTTTTCTTTCTTTTGTCGGAATCGTTTTTGCAAGGCCGATCCTTTCGGCGGTTTCGACGCCTGCAGATATTATGGATATGGCGGTTCGCTACTTGCAAATTTATTTTGCCGGGATGCCGTTCGTGATGCTGTTCAACTTTATCGCGGCAATTCTGCGTGGCAAGGGCGATACAAAACGCCCGCTCTACGTGCTTATTGTAGCGGGTGCCGTGAATGTCGTCTTGAACTTGATTCTCGTGGCGGGCTTTGGCCTTGGCGTGTCGGGTGTTGCTATTGCGACTGTCCTTGCAAATGTCATTAGTGGACTTACTTTGTTCTATTTCTTGCTCCATGAAGTGGGGCCGTTCAAACTTGAATTCTGGAAGCTGCGCGTGACGCCGCTTTTCTTGAGCCGTATTATGCGCGTGGGGCTACCCTCGGGGCTGCGCGGTGTCGTTTTTTCGTTTAGCAATGTGTGCTTGCAGTCCGCCATCAACAGCTTGGGCTCTTCGACGGTAGCTGCTTCTGCGGCGGCCCTCAATTACGAGTTCATCGTTTACTATTGGCTCAATTCATTCTCGCAAGCCTGCGTGACTTTTGTGGGGCAAAATTACGGCGCAAAGAATATGCCCCGTTGCCGTAGCACCGTCCGTTGGACGCTTTTGCTGGGTTGCGTTTCTACGATTGTGTTGAGCGCGCTCTGCTGTATTTTTGCCCATCCATTGCTGTCGGTGTTTACGTCTGATTCCGAAATTATTGAAATCGGTTCTATCCGCATGTATGTGGTGGTGGGGCTCCTGTTTATCAATGTCTTTCTGGATGTGTTTTCGAGCGCGCTTTCGGGAATGGGGAGGTCTCTTGCGCCGGCGCTTACTTGCGTTGCTGGCGTGTGCGGAATCCGCATCCTCTGGGTGTTCTTTGTATTCCCCAATTACAAGTCGTTTGCCTCCCTCATGGTTATTTACCCGATAAGCTGGGTGGTGACCATCTCTGTTCTTGCGGGGCTATACTTCTACTACGTAACGCATACGAAATTTAAGGTTCCCTAAAATTCGTTTTTAGCTTGTAAAAACGGCTTGATTGTTGCAATTTCGGGGATTTTTAATTGTAAATGTTTGTTTTCTGATTTGCCCGTTTTGACGGCATTGCCAATTACTTGACATTTTGTCAATGGACGGATTTGGCACTTTTGAGAGATATTTCCCAAATGAAAATATTTTTCAGGTATCCAATAAACTGCCGATTTGGGATTGGATTCGTAAGGTGTCAATTAGTGTTGGAGAATTGATGCTTCTGTATCGGGTGGAGACTTGGGTCACTCTTTTTTTATGATTGCAGCAATTTAGGTGACCAAGGCCGAACAGAGTTTCCAATCCCAAACGGCCTTTTTTGCCCCCTTTGAGGGGGCTTTTTTTATGATAGTAAGTATCCCGAAGGGTAATTAACTTGCTATAGCAAGTCGTCGAGGTTTATCCCGTACATTTTCACGTTGTCAATCCACACGTCGGAGCCATTGTAAACGAAAATCGTGAAGCGCGTAATCTTGTTACGGGTTACATCCCAACCATGGTAGCTCTTGCCATCGGCGTTGGTGAAGTCCTTGGGAGTGACCACAACGCGAGTCCATTCCTTATTGACACTTTCTTTGTACGAAGTTTTGTAGTTCGTGTCGGATTCGACGATGGTTTCAAGCACAATTTCAAAGTCTCCATCGCCCTTGATCCAAACTTCTACAGAATCGAGCTTGCTCAGGTCATGCTGGTGATCTGCAATGCGGGTACCGATAACGACGTAGCGACCCAATTTATTTGCCTGGTATTGCACGTGGAGCACGTTTTTACCGAAAATTGAACTGTCGGCTTTTTCGATGCCCTTTGTCGGGTCCTTGTTCAAGTCGTTCTTGACCGTTGCGCTGTCGTGAGGTTGCACGTACCAGTCGAACTTGTTGTTCAGCGGTGCCGGAAGTGCGTTGTATTTGGTGCCGCTTTCGAAGTTCAATATTGTGACGCTGTTGAGTGCGCTCACGAGCGAATCGCTGATGCCTTCCCAGACGTTCACGTCCTTGAGTTTTTCGGCTTTCTTGTCGCCCCACATGAGCATCCACGGTCTGACGGTATCTGCTGCACTTTCAACACGGATGTTGAGTGTTGCGCTGTTGATTGTCGTATCCCAGCCGTCGATTTCAAACGGGATGAGGTTGCCGCTTCCGTCGTAAAGGCGTATGTCGCTACCGTCCTTCTCGGCCTTCGAGAAGTCGAAGTTTTCTTCGGTCAAGCGCAAAACAAGAACTGTCGGGAACGTGAGCGGACGCATCCAATCCGAAATCAGTTCGGAAGGCATAAAGCGGATTGCGTTTTCAGGAACGACTTTGTTCGGGTTCTCGATGAGTCCGAGGTCAATGGTGTCGTTCGTCGTAACGGTTGTAGATGTTTGGCCGATGGCGCTCAAGTCCTGTGCATCCCAAGCGCTCACGGTGAGGTTTCCGCATGGAGCCTTACGGATGACGAACTGACCGAGGGAATCAGTCTTGATAATTTCGTTGGTGCCTTGGATGGCAACCCAGGCGTAATTGGCGGAGTCCGGCAAGTCAACGAGACCCTTCACTGAACCTACGGCTTCGAGCGATGCGCTGTCGAGCGTGTACTCGTGATTGAGGTTGTTGAGCGTATATTGCAAGACAATAGAAGAATCGCCCTTGGTAAAGTTGATGATGTAAGAGCCGTTTTGGTGCCTGTCGATGTGGACCCAACCGTTTGTATCGGTTTCGCCTTCGTAGGTGTATTGTACTGCGCTTGTTTCGGCAGTGTCGGCTACATACCAAGAGGGGAGCACCTGGTAGCGTACTTTGGCTGCCGGTGTACCGTCGTTAAAAACTCGAATGGCGATGGCGTTTTCGATTTCCGTCGTATTCCCGGCAGAGTCGTTGCCTGCACCGCAAGCAGCGAGAATTCCAAAGGGTACCAAATAAAGAAGCTTGTTAAAATTTTTCATTTTATTTTTCCTTCTTTTTATTGAGTGCGACGGGGAATAAGGCGAGGTTCAACTGCATAACGCGATCGGGCACAATGCATTTATCGACTCGAATCTGGATTTCCTTGCGGAATTCCTTGAGCATCTTTTTGAGGTCTTCGAATCCCTTGGCGTCGACGGCCATGGTGATTGTCGAAATGTCACGGTTTTCTGGCGGAATTTCATTCAAAGAACGGATGCCAAATTGCATGACCTTCGAATGGAAACTGCGGATGGCTTGAGCTTTTTCGGCGCCTTGAACCGTGATATGCGGGTCGGCGAGGCGGACTTTGCTGTTATTGTTGATCGGCTGGATAAAACCGAGCGACTTCAAAATCTCGATGCTTTCTTGCGCCTGTTCTTCGGTAATGGGCGGAATGACGCTGTTTGCGATTTCCGGGATGTCCACATTGCCGTGCTTCACTTCGATGAGCGCTCTTACGACGATCGTCCACCAGGCGCTGAGATACTTGAGTTCGTTGTCTTTGAGCAGATGGCGCTTGACATCACGCAACTGGAAGGCCTTTTGCAGAATTTCTGCTTTGGTCTTTTCGGACTTGGTGCGCGAGGCGACAATCAGCAAATCGAAATAGGCTGCTCCGCGCCCGTCGAGCCCGAGCATTTTTTTTGCGGCGGGAACTGCATGTACGGGGAGGTTGCGCTTTTTCTGAACTATATAATAAGCGTGACTTGAATCCAAGCCAAGCGTTTTGCCGAGAGTGCTGAAGGAATACAAGGAGTTGTGTTTCTTATGCTCCAAGTAATAATCCTTGATCATATCCCGGTAGTCATCGTAATCAAAGATTTCTGCCATAACCAAACCTATACTAAATATACTTTAAAAATTGTGGGAGGGAGGCTTGTGAGTAATTAGTAAGTAGGTATTTGGCCGGTTGAGGGGCTAAATTGGTGCTTTTTGAATGTATAATTACTAGAATTACATGGGAATCTTTTTTGGAATGAATATGGCTCAGAAGAAAAAAAATTGGATTAGGCGCGTTGTTGGCCTTTTGCTGATGTATGTTCTTTTATTCGTGGGGTACGAGTATTGGCAAAAAAAAGTCGAAGAACGTTTTCTATATGAAGACATGATTCATGCAACGAATGAGTGCATCCGAGTAGGTGACTGGAAATGTGCCGAGAAAAATGTTCAGGAACTTTTGAAGTCCGAACCAAATGATACGAATTTGCAGATGCACATGGCAGGCATTCTATTTGAACAGGAACGTTATCAGGAATGTATCAGCTACATTGAATCGTTGAACTTTAAACACAAGGATTTAGATTACCTTGTTGAAAAGTCGAATGCCTTGGAACAGGAATTGAAAAATCTGGGTGTCGAAAAGTCTATGCATTTCCGCTTGGAATTTGATGGCGGCCCTTCCAAGAAAGACGTGATGGAAGCGCTTGCCGTTTTGGAAGTTGCCTACGATTCGATTAGTAATTTGTTCGACTATTTGCCCAAAAACAAGATGAGCCTTGTGCTGTATGAGGATAAGGAATATCAGGGAACGGGACCGCGCCCGGATTGGGTGGGCGCCGTGTTTGATGGAAAATTGCGCGTGCCTGTGAACATGATGGCGTATCGTGAAGTTTATCGTCCGGTGCTGTTTCATGAACTGACGCATTCATTTGTTCGTGCGATGACGCATGCGAATGTGCCGTGTTGGATGAATGAAGGAATTGCGCAGGTGATTGACGGCTCGCATAACAATGAAGAACACCCGGCGGGAGCAAAGCCAAGCATTGAATCGCTAAGAAAATCTTTTGTGAAAGAGACAGATTCGAAAAAAGTGCAAAAACTTTATTGGTACTCGCGGAGAATGGTTGAAGAACTTTTGTGGCGTGATGGTGACGGTCCGGAAGCTTTCCGCAATTTTGCAAAATGCTTGCAGGACTTGCGTGGACTCGGAACGGATAAAGCTCTGCAAAAGTATTACGGAGTAACTGCTCAAGATTTGTTAGAAACGATTCGATGAGCGTTGTGGTGGATTGTACGATGGATACAGCATTGAAAAATATCGTGATTCTCGCGACGGGCGGTACTATTGCGGGCGCGGGCGAGCAAGGTAAGGATATTGGGTACAAGTCGGGCTCAATCAAGGCGCAAACGCTGATTGATGCGATTCCGGAATTGAAAAATGTGGCGAACATTTTTGTGGAACAGGTCTGCAATATCAATTCGGACGATATCACTTCTGAAATTTGGATTTCGATTGCGTTGCGGATAAAAGAACTATTTGAAAATGGGTTTGGCGATTCGCATGAACTTGTCGATGGTATCGTGATTATGCACGGGACCGATACGATGGAAGAAACGGCTTTCTTCTTGAGCTTAGTTTTAAATGTTGCGAAACCTGTGATTTTGACCGGCTCGATGCGCCCTGCAACCGCAGCGGAACCGGATGGCCCCGCGAACCTGTTGTTTGCCGTAAAATGTGCCGTTGAACAGTCGTTGCAGCGCCCTGAGCGTGCCGAAGGAACCATCCTGAGCAACGCCGAAGGATCTAGTGATAGTCCCGTCCGCATCGCATTCGCAGGCAAGCTTATGGACTCCCGCACTGTGCAAAAAATCCACGCGAACGACCTTGACGCCTTCGCCGAAATAGGGACCGCGCAGTCCTCCCGGCCCACGTTCGACATTTCCTCCCTGCGTTCCCTCCCGAAAGTCACCGTTCTTTACTTTAACGCCGATGCCGATGCCGACCTTGTGCGTTATGCCGCAGAACGTTCTGCGGGCCTTGTCATTGCAGGTGCGGGCGCCGGAGAATTTTCGCAATCATGGATGAACGCGATTGGCGATGTTGTTGCAAAATCGAATGTCCCGGTGGTCATTTCAACGCGAATCAATCGCGGTTCCATTGTCCCGGAACAATTGCTTGTGCCCGGAACCATTGCTGCATACAGTTTGCCGCCAGCCAAAGCCGCCGTCCTCTTGCGCCTAGCATTAACCATCACGAATGACCCCGCGGCTATTCAAAAGTTCTATCAGAGGTATACATAGTAAGCGAGAAGAGTGGTTGAATAATTTAAGGATAATGAAGGAACGTCGAGAGAATGGTGGCGTCGGCCAAGGAATACCTTCGCAAAAGTCTGCAAGGTGAGTGTCGCGACGGGCTGCTTGCAGACCGGCATGACCGAACCGCAGCGACGGACGCCGTAGGCGTCAACTCCGAGCTGGGGCCCCGCCCGCATGACGTACTTTTTGCGTTTCAAAAACAATTAATTCTAGAGTAATTAAAAATGAAATTTTTAATACAGCGAGTCACTAAGGCTCAAGTCGATATTGAAGGTCAAACCGTCGGAAAAATTGACGGCAAGGGATTCCTTGTTCTAATCGGAGTCGGTGAAGGCGATACCCGCGAAATAGCCGACCGTTTTATCAAGAAAATGCTTGCACTCCGCATCTTTGCCGACGAAAATGGCAAAACGAATCTCTCCATCAAAGATGTTGGCGGTTCGCTGTTGCTCGTTTCGCAATTCACGCTTTATGCCAATTGCAACAAAGGCAACCGCCCTACATTCAATGGGGCCGGTAATCCGACGCTTGCAAATGAACTTTACGAGTATATTATTGAACAGTGCAAAAAGGAAATTGCGGTTGTCGAAACAGGAAAGTTCGGCGCAGACATGCAAGTAAGCCTCGTCAACGACGGCCCATTTACTATAATGTTGGAATAGCACGTAACCGATTATTCTTGTCATTCCCGGTTTAACCGGGAATCTCCATAAAGGCGAATGCTGCGAAAATGCTTGCATTTTCATAGCTGAGCCGAATGGAGTGGGCTATAGCCCCATCTCCTTCTTGTAAAAATGAAAGGGAGATGCCTGCTCGGTGGCAGGCATGACAAGCAGAATATTAGGAGTATTTTATGAAGTTTTTGCAATTTATGTTATTGTGTGCCTCGACACTATTCATCGCCTGCGCGGGCTCGCGAGATTCCTCGTCGGAAGGCTCTGCCGATGACATGGCCGATGCTCCGTGCACAGAATGTGGTACGCGAGGTGAAATTGAACTGAAAATTACAGACGAAAAATTTTATCGCGAATGGAATTCCGCTGCGTTTAGCCGCATCGATTCGAATGCGGTTGTCGGTGTTTTCCCTGCGCTCAAGGTCACTGCAAATCGCCCCGAAAGTTGCAAAATGTGCCATAGCTACAGCGCTGATGCTCTTGATTTTGACCTCGCTCGCGTCGAAGATTCTTTGTTTGTAAAAGCCTTCCCGAAAATGACTCGTGAACTCATGCTTCCGGGCATGCGCGTTCCTGATGCCGATTCCGCTTACATAGATACGTTGTCTGCAAAGCTTCTCAAGATGAAATTTGTCGAAGGCAAACGACTTGATGATGTAACTCCGTGGAAAGAACGTGATGGCGTTGAACAGACATTGACACGTCAATTACCGTTTGAACTTTCGGATTTGCTCAATAAAATCGCAAGTCGCTATGAACTCCGCTATTTGACAATTCCACTCCTGATGGATGTCACGATGGATCCTGACTTGGGCAAGAAAGGCGGATTCAAATGGGAGATTGT encodes:
- a CDS encoding DUF4423 domain-containing protein translates to MAEIFDYDDYRDMIKDYYLEHKKHNSLYSFSTLGKTLGLDSSHAYYIVQKKRNLPVHAVPAAKKMLGLDGRGAAYFDLLIVASRTKSEKTKAEILQKAFQLRDVKRHLLKDNELKYLSAWWTIVVRALIEVKHGNVDIPEIANSVIPPITEEQAQESIEILKSLGFIQPINNNSKVRLADPHITVQGAEKAQAIRSFHSKVMQFGIRSLNEIPPENRDISTITMAVDAKGFEDLKKMLKEFRKEIQIRVDKCIVPDRVMQLNLALFPVALNKKKEK
- the ychF gene encoding redox-regulated ATPase YchF; the protein is MGFKCGIVGLPNVGKSTIFNAITNAGAESANYPFCTIDPNVGMVSVPDARLDELVKVYNPKSIVPAVTEFVDIAGLVKGASKGEGLGNQFLTHIRECEAIMEVVRCFDDENIIHVNGSVDPIRDVEVIETELILKDLDTVEKRLATEAKSARTGNAEAKARLAACELLKKSMEEGHAARTVMHDSEEMELIVKDLGLLTAKPLFYCANVKEDDILTGNAYVDKLKEYASKHGHDVIVISGKIEEELSAMEPADKADFLKELGMTESGLDSVVRKGYEILGLRTFFTAGEKECRAWTFHAGFKAPQCAGVIHTDFERGFIRAETLSYSDFLKHGSWNAAKEAGLVRTEGKEYLVQDGDIMYFLFNV
- a CDS encoding MATE family efflux transporter, whose protein sequence is MATDTLKTNMDMLNGPLGRKILRFAIPLAATSILQQLFNAADVAVVGQFAGDKALAAVGANTFVINLLINLFVGISVGVNVVVANSIGERSYRSVTRSVHTSVMVSFFSGIFLSFVGIVFARPILSAVSTPADIMDMAVRYLQIYFAGMPFVMLFNFIAAILRGKGDTKRPLYVLIVAGAVNVVLNLILVAGFGLGVSGVAIATVLANVISGLTLFYFLLHEVGPFKLEFWKLRVTPLFLSRIMRVGLPSGLRGVVFSFSNVCLQSAINSLGSSTVAASAAALNYEFIVYYWLNSFSQACVTFVGQNYGAKNMPRCRSTVRWTLLLGCVSTIVLSALCCIFAHPLLSVFTSDSEIIEIGSIRMYVVVGLLFINVFLDVFSSALSGMGRSLAPALTCVAGVCGIRILWVFFVFPNYKSFASLMVIYPISWVVTISVLAGLYFYYVTHTKFKVP
- a CDS encoding type IV pilus biogenesis/stability protein PilW; the protein is MAQKKKNWIRRVVGLLLMYVLLFVGYEYWQKKVEERFLYEDMIHATNECIRVGDWKCAEKNVQELLKSEPNDTNLQMHMAGILFEQERYQECISYIESLNFKHKDLDYLVEKSNALEQELKNLGVEKSMHFRLEFDGGPSKKDVMEALAVLEVAYDSISNLFDYLPKNKMSLVLYEDKEYQGTGPRPDWVGAVFDGKLRVPVNMMAYREVYRPVLFHELTHSFVRAMTHANVPCWMNEGIAQVIDGSHNNEEHPAGAKPSIESLRKSFVKETDSKKVQKLYWYSRRMVEELLWRDGDGPEAFRNFAKCLQDLRGLGTDKALQKYYGVTAQDLLETIR
- the dtd gene encoding D-aminoacyl-tRNA deacylase codes for the protein MKFLIQRVTKAQVDIEGQTVGKIDGKGFLVLIGVGEGDTREIADRFIKKMLALRIFADENGKTNLSIKDVGGSLLLVSQFTLYANCNKGNRPTFNGAGNPTLANELYEYIIEQCKKEIAVVETGKFGADMQVSLVNDGPFTIMLE
- a CDS encoding asparaginase: MDTALKNIVILATGGTIAGAGEQGKDIGYKSGSIKAQTLIDAIPELKNVANIFVEQVCNINSDDITSEIWISIALRIKELFENGFGDSHELVDGIVIMHGTDTMEETAFFLSLVLNVAKPVILTGSMRPATAAEPDGPANLLFAVKCAVEQSLQRPERAEGTILSNAEGSSDSPVRIAFAGKLMDSRTVQKIHANDLDAFAEIGTAQSSRPTFDISSLRSLPKVTVLYFNADADADLVRYAAERSAGLVIAGAGAGEFSQSWMNAIGDVVAKSNVPVVISTRINRGSIVPEQLLVPGTIAAYSLPPAKAAVLLRLALTITNDPAAIQKFYQRYT